Proteins encoded in a region of the Triplophysa dalaica isolate WHDGS20190420 chromosome 10, ASM1584641v1, whole genome shotgun sequence genome:
- the LOC130430312 gene encoding uncharacterized protein LOC130430312 isoform X1, with product MTQRALRRSRDAVRPLERVRISVLRHSTLVAQNKNINMNFLIIFFCSLLILSGVFGDTDEVKVSVKEGDSFTLKIKPDDINRATELVWWSNDTKIAKIDLEVKDRQPKYTDERFRDRLNMEHQTGSLTITNIRSEDSGEYKLEIKSSSDIKYKTFRVSVSESSSHWRITGPVLAVILLLLVGVSYVLYKRYRKRVEMLEYGKKVKKKRRTPLHI from the exons ATGACGCAGCGTGCTTTGCGTAGATCACGTGACGCAGTGAGACCGTTGGAGCGCGTCCGTATATCTGTTCTCAGACATTCTACGTTAGTTgcgcaaaataaaaacattaacatgaatTTTCTCATAATATTCTTCTGTTCTTTATTGATCCTGTCCG gtgtgtttggagATACAGATGAAGTTAAAGTGTCAGTGAAAGAGGGAGATTCTTTCACACTAAAGATTAAACCTGACGATATAAACAGAGCTACTGAACTGGTGTGGTGGTCCAATGACACAAAAATAGCAAAGATTGATTTAGAGGTGAAAGATAGACAACCAAAATACactgatgagagattcagagacagactgaataTGGAgcatcagactggatctctcaccatcacaaacatcagatcTGAAGACTCTGGAGAATATAAACTGGAGATCAAGAGCAGCAGTGATATCAAATACAAGACGTTCAGAGTTTCTGTCAGTG AATCCAGTTCACACTGGAGGATAACTGGTCCTGTACTAGCAGTGATTCTGCTGCTGCTGGTGGGGGTTTCATATGTATTATACAAGCGCTACAGGAAAC gtgtTGAAATGCTTGAATATGGG
- the LOC130430312 gene encoding uncharacterized protein LOC130430312 isoform X2 — MTQRALRRSRDAVRPLERVRISVLRHSTLVAQNKNINMNFLIIFFCSLLILSGVFGDTDEVKVSVKEGDSFTLKIKPDDINRATELVWWSNDTKIAKIDLEVKDRQPKYTDERFRDRLNMEHQTGSLTITNIRSEDSGEYKLEIKSSSDIKYKTFRVSVSESSSHWRITGPVLAVILLLLVGVSYVLYKRYRKQKSKKEEKDTVTHLKNDEE; from the exons ATGACGCAGCGTGCTTTGCGTAGATCACGTGACGCAGTGAGACCGTTGGAGCGCGTCCGTATATCTGTTCTCAGACATTCTACGTTAGTTgcgcaaaataaaaacattaacatgaatTTTCTCATAATATTCTTCTGTTCTTTATTGATCCTGTCCG gtgtgtttggagATACAGATGAAGTTAAAGTGTCAGTGAAAGAGGGAGATTCTTTCACACTAAAGATTAAACCTGACGATATAAACAGAGCTACTGAACTGGTGTGGTGGTCCAATGACACAAAAATAGCAAAGATTGATTTAGAGGTGAAAGATAGACAACCAAAATACactgatgagagattcagagacagactgaataTGGAgcatcagactggatctctcaccatcacaaacatcagatcTGAAGACTCTGGAGAATATAAACTGGAGATCAAGAGCAGCAGTGATATCAAATACAAGACGTTCAGAGTTTCTGTCAGTG AATCCAGTTCACACTGGAGGATAACTGGTCCTGTACTAGCAGTGATTCTGCTGCTGCTGGTGGGGGTTTCATATGTATTATACAAGCGCTACAGGAAAC
- the LOC130430312 gene encoding uncharacterized protein LOC130430312 isoform X3, translating to MTQRALRRSRDAVRPLERVRISVLRHSTLVAQNKNINMNFLIIFFCSLLILSGVFGDTDEVKVSVKEGDSFTLKIKPDDINRATELVWWSNDTKIAKIDLEVKDRQPKYTDERFRDRLNMEHQTGSLTITNIRSEDSGEYKLEIKSSSDIKYKTFRVSVSGTIPLEQHGVKCLAQGHTGEPATF from the exons ATGACGCAGCGTGCTTTGCGTAGATCACGTGACGCAGTGAGACCGTTGGAGCGCGTCCGTATATCTGTTCTCAGACATTCTACGTTAGTTgcgcaaaataaaaacattaacatgaatTTTCTCATAATATTCTTCTGTTCTTTATTGATCCTGTCCG gtgtgtttggagATACAGATGAAGTTAAAGTGTCAGTGAAAGAGGGAGATTCTTTCACACTAAAGATTAAACCTGACGATATAAACAGAGCTACTGAACTGGTGTGGTGGTCCAATGACACAAAAATAGCAAAGATTGATTTAGAGGTGAAAGATAGACAACCAAAATACactgatgagagattcagagacagactgaataTGGAgcatcagactggatctctcaccatcacaaacatcagatcTGAAGACTCTGGAGAATATAAACTGGAGATCAAGAGCAGCAGTGATATCAAATACAAGACGTTCAGAGTTTCTGTCAGTG ggacaatccccctggagcaacatggagtaaagtgccttgctcaaggacacactggtgaaccagcaaccttctga